In Caretta caretta isolate rCarCar2 chromosome 15, rCarCar1.hap1, whole genome shotgun sequence, the genomic stretch ccagtttgtttacctgccgcttcctcaggtttggctgatcacggctcccactggccgcaattcactgctccaggccaatggggactgcagaaAGGGGCGCGGGCCGAGGAACATGCTGGGCGCCGTTCccacagcccctattggcctggagcagtgaaccgcggccagtgggagccgcgattggccgaacctgtggacgcggcaggtaaacaaacaggcccggccTGCCATGGGACTtcccctgaacaagtggcggaccggctttgagaaccactgccatagaggaAAGCTATAAAGTAGCATTTATTCCACAACTTggaattatctcctgtaaatgcaaacaaacttgtttgtctgagtgattggctgaacaagaagtagcgctgagtggacttgtaggctctaaagttttacattgttttatttttgaattcagttatatttgtgcataattctacgtttgtaagttcaactttcatgataaagagattgcactatagtacttgtattggtgaactgaaaaatactatttctatttttacagttcaaatatttgtaatcaaaaataaatataaagtgagcactgtacactttgtattctgttattgaaatcactatatttgaaaatgtagaaaacatccaaaaatatttaaataaatggtattctattattgtttaacagcataaTTAATTTTTTGATCGCTTGACATGCCTACTTTAGATATTTTCCTATTTTAGAAGTCTGTAGAGCTGCTACTTGGAGCTCTATATGTACATTTACAAAACATTACTCCCTAGACCTAGTGTCCAAATCAGGCCCTCAGTTTGCTAGAGCAATAATTCAAACCTTACTCAGTCAGGACTCTGAGCTCTACCTTCTTTACATAAGGTACTGCTTATCAAACTATCCCACGAGTGGCAGTAAACAAAAGAGAGAAGGAATTAAGGGTACTTACCTGTAATCAGAATTTTTCAAGATGGACTCTGCACATTCATGCTCCCAACCCAGTCTTCCCTTCTTCCTCACAGTCCTAATGAAATCCTACGCCTGAGAAAAGAGTGGAAGGAACAAAAGCAACCAGGAGTGCCAGATACCCCTTTTATAACCTTGCCATCACAATTTTCAGGGAGACGGCAGAGTAGGGAGGGGCACGAGTGCTCCCATAGGCATTGCTGTGAGAAAATTTCACTGTCAGAGCTGCATGTGCTGGCACATCCAatgagtgggaatatgcagagtccTTTTCAATGAACTCCAGTTGTAGGTAAGTAAACTTCATTTTCTGGAACTCTGCTTTCAAAATATATCCAAGCACTTTGATGGGGCTTACAGTTTTGCAGCAGAATATTTCTTAAATATATGGTAGTTTGAGGCTGTTACTTTTGGGAAATCAATTGTAAGATAGTACTGTTTTAAGGGACCTTGCAACTCCCATTCTCTGGTTATTAAAAACTAGTCAAACATTAAGAATCAAGTAACAATCTACAAGTTATGTCTGTGGTACAGTACTTGCCACATAGGTAGTTCATAATGTTGCCATGTCTTGATCTCAAGAAAGCTGCTACATCATCTGGGGAAAAGGCCTAATTGCAGTCAGGTTGAGGGTGATGACAGAAAGACTGCTATCATAGGATGAAGAGGTTGGCAACTGCTTATCTCAGTTGTCTGAACTTCTCTGCTAtaaggaggaaagagaagagcAGGAACTTTAAGAGTGAGTTCCTGAATAGGTAAAATTTCCTGAACAATGTTTATATGAAATTGCTTGTTTCACCCCTTCAGTTTAAATCTAgcttagttattttttaaaataatttcagcaaAATCTGTTCATGGAAAAGATGATATAGTTTAGTTAATTTGCCATGGAACTAGAAGTTAGTAATTGATGTGTTCCAATCCCagctttgccattgtctttttGTGTGGCTTGGGTAAGTAATGACATTTCTTTCCTCACCCATATAATAATGTCTTACCTGCCAAACATGGTATCGTGAGGCTTAATTACATAATGTTTGCATGCTGTTTTGAAGCTGTAATGCACTATGTAAATGCTAGAGATTATCAATAAATGGATTCTTTAAATACAAGTGTTAGTCTATTTATTTGATTTTGATGCAGTAATACTTATCTACTTAAGTTGTACCTTTCTTGCTAAAGTCTTATGAAATTTAGCCTTAAAATGACTGACACATGATTGAGTATATAGGATAAATTAGCAGAATTTATGAAACCCACATTTGGAGATTGTGCCTAGATCCTTTCCTCCTGTAGAAATCCTAGATCCTCTCCTGCTGTAGAAAAGTGGCGAGAACTTCTGAGTTACCGCTACCACACAAAGGGTTTTTGGATAAGGGAGAGTAGAGGCTACTTCAAACTAAAGAATCTAAGGATCTCTGTGGTAATAGGGTCCCAACACCAGAACACTCATTAAACTTTGGGGAGCATCTCTGGGGATGCCTGCCCTCAGCCTGGTCAGTATGGCTCTGCTGCCATCCACCCTGCTGCTGTCAGTTGTGCCTTACCCTCATATCTAGGAGGAAGGGGGACATGGTCATGCCctgagaaatatagcctagacatATCCAGTACAAATGTACTAGAAGATCTGGAAGATGGGGCTAGCTAGAAACCCACTTATGTTTTGCCATCCTGGATTAATGTTTGTGGGCTTCACAAAAGAAATgagttttttaaagagagatttgAATGACCTGTGGGATGACTGGTACAGGAATGAGTGCAAGGTACAGGGAGCAGCGTGAAGAGAGGAAGAATAAAGTTTTTGAGAGGAAAGATGCAGAGCTTAGTTTTCACCATATCGAGCTTAAGCTGTGACACAGCAATACAGCATCCTGTGTCAGAAATACAGTAGGTGATAATTGAGGTAGATTTTTAGAAACAGACTAAAATGGTGATAGAAGTTCTGCTATTAGGTTACGAGGAAAAGAGAGACCAAAGATAGAGCCTTGAGAAACATTGATGGAGATGGAAGGAGGAGGGACCACTGAAAGACAATGAAGGGTTTGTTGGAGGGAAGAAAAGAACCAGGGAGGGTCAGAGTTGATGAGGGAATGAGACAATCTGTTAAAGAAGGGGAAAAGATTGAGGAGGTTAGAGAAAAGGCCCTGAAATGTGTCTATGATGAGTCATTGGAGGCCTTGGTGGGGACAGTTTTGATGAAGCATAAAGAATGAAAGCTAAGTGGAAAGAGAATCCAGTGGAGAAGTAGAAGCAACGGTTGTATACAGGATTCAAGAAACTTACTGATCGGAGATGGGACTgttcttactgaagtcaagggtCATTTTTGAAGGATAGGGATATTAAAACATGCATGAATGCTGAAGAGACAGCCAGGAATGGGAGGAGGTGTAGTCAAAATTACTCAAATCACACAACCTGTTCTAGTCCATTTCACTGTGAAGCTAAGTACAGAGGTAGAGCATCTTAGTACCAGTGCTGCATCAATACGGCTAAAAATCATTCCAATGTCTTGAGGTGGTACTTATGTTTGTCAAAGTATAGTGGCAACTATGGGCAAGCAGCAAAAATAACTAATTTTCAGAGACAAAAAATACCCTTTTAATGAATTATTATCCATTGTGCATTTCTTGTTGAACTTTCCACACAATTCTAAATCACAAAATTGTAAGCAcaactgcaatttttaaaatgggggaaaatGCATGCAATGCTTTCCCTTTTtaatatgagattttttttaaaatgtacttagcTCTTAAATGCTTTCAtggtaatttaaaaaatactattttgcatGGTGTGATTTAATAAtagtcttcctcctcagactgaGGCTTTGTGACTGCTGTGGGTTGACTTGGGGTTAAACTTGCAGCTGCTACTAGAAGATCAAACAGCAGCAATAGCCAGGTAGTTATTTCTTTAAATCTACTTACAGCTGGGCTCATAAGTGTTTCTTTTGGATGTGGATCTTGCCACTATTGGCCATGCTTTTTGTCACTTTAGGACTGGAGTACTGCAGTGCACTTTAAATAGGGCTGGTACAGTATTTGGCAACCATTTCTTAAGTATTGTTTCCTTTTGTGAATACGTTATACTCTTTTATCTTCACTATGTACTTTTTGTTTCTGGGTTGTAAGGTATTGGTTTTAACTTAAAAAGCCCTGGGATCATCATGCCCCATTACAAAAAGACAACCCTTCTCTGTTTCTATATTGTTGTAGGTGTGGTCAGCAGAGGTAACTAGTAAGTTGGAGTCCAATTAGTACAAAAGAGGGAGAGCTCTCTGTTAGGCCCCCAGACCTTTTTGGAACACTCCTCTCCATGGTATGTAATGGCTTGAGTTTGCTAACCTTCACTGTATGCTCTAAGGCCCAGCCTCTCTCCTCTCTGTCATGAGGAGTGGTGAGATTTGTGATGCTGGCTAGTGGCAGGGTATTCagatgttttttgttgttggagaGCTCATCTTTCTTTCCATATCTTTGGTATTCGTGGTCTGGGATAAAATGAGCCTTTTTATTCCTTGTATGTAGttgtatgtttttaaaaggagttGCTTTGGTGCTCCTTTTGATTGAcagtataaatctaaataaatggcAAAAAGTTGCTAAGGATAggaggatttttgttttgtaagcAAACCTTTGTTACCAAAGTCACCTTATattaaaaaacagtatttttaaaatctaatttccTTTCAGTATTTTGTGATTAGTTTTACATCTACTTCAGTATGGATTGTTTTCTGACATGGCTTCTCTTCCTTGCCTCTCTAATGTGCTCTGTAATCTGTCCCTGCAACCATGGGAGCAGGTATAAACAGGCCTACTGTCCATAGTGTTCCAAAGTGGCAGATTTCTCCTTTCATATTGCTAGGTGGCCACAATTGCATCCCAAATCACTGGCCGTTCCTGGTCAAAATGGTATAATTCACATTTACCTTTTCCTTTGACTGACATCCTAGTTTGCTAACTGTATTTTAATGGGATGTATGAGGCAAGATTATTTCAAAGCTGATACTAGTATCAGTGCTTTGTGTCATCTTCAGACTGTGTGTAAGAACATACATATACTACGTTGACTTAGTCATTGGCTTCTGCTTTTTCACAGTATATAGAGGTGTCAACTTTAGATCGAGTGCATAACAATTTGTATGGAAAAAGTCTCAACGTTACTGCACATAATTTAGAACTTTCATGACAAACTCTCTGTCTTAAGCCTTAATGATACAGGAAATGCCATGAGTTAttagggttgggggaggggctgggagactTGTCTGTGATACCTATAATTCAGATGGTTTCAGATTATAAAAAGTAAATAATCTGTACTGCAAATTTCTGTGAAAAGATCCTGTGTAACAGGAAATCCTTTCAATGGTGTTATGTATAATCTACATGAACATAGtctttcaaagaaaatatttacagtgggatttttcaaatgcACTCtgacctaattctgctctcactgagttcagtgggagttttaccattgattcaGTCAGAGCAAAGTTAAGTCAGTGCTGAGTATTCTTAAAAATCCCTCCCTTAATCTGCAAACAAATTGCACTGCCTTTTCTGCATGATTATGATTCATTTTCTTTTGAAGTAATATATGTAAGGGAAAATGAGGATAATTTCACAAAAATATCCAACTTGTTTCAATAACTAATGAAATCTCTACTATTACAATATTTATCCCTATCCATATTTCTCAAGATGGCCCATAAAACCTGATAACGTAATTGATTTAGcagttttaaaaagtggaaaaataCATTTCCATCTGAGCATTTTGAATACTTCATTGTACACTGAATGATGGGTTGCCATAAAACAGTTTTCAAGGAATAATAAAAAGTACTCAAGTTTTCAGGTAAAACCTTTCATGAGaatgctttttttgttgttggggggatggggggaatgaTGATTGTAGCCATACCATCTTGGGCTGTAATCTTGTGAACTACATAGTGTTGGATCTATTCTATTCAAGTTTTTGTAGTGCATTAGcgccgtagtatctgagcactatCCCAAAGTGCAGTAAGTGATCTGAATAGCATCTGTCCTGtggttctttccttctttttctcttctcccccttggAGGGATAGGGATAGGAATTATATATGGAATTTTGTTGAAGTTAGTGAGTGGGGGTGGATTTGGTATGTATGATGTGCTATGGGTTTATATGAGCAAAGTCAAAAGAATTATTTCCTGCAATTGAAATAGAAAGTGGTGAGATGAGTTGGTTGTTTTTTGGCTAGACCCCAAGAAAACACAGAGTACCCAGAAGGCTGTGCTGGTGATACAGAATGAGTGCTGAATAGATGTTCCACAATAGTGTAAGAGGGATGTGTGCACTGTCCTTTTGGAAGTACTGTTTTTTATGAGATTTAAAATCAAGATCCTGAGTACAGTAGtcatttttgtcctttttcccAAGAAAAGGAAATTTGGTCAGGACATTGGGGATAATAACATCCAACCTGGATTATTACATTCTCAATTCTAAATTCCCTCTATACTTTCACTTCAGTATGATATTCTTCAGTTCCTTATCTAAACAGAGCAGTAGCATTGCTGTAGCTGTTAAACTCTGTCTGATTCTTTGACCaatgtggctgcatttcagtagtaggTGACCTGACCATAAAGGTAATTCTAATATATATTACATCCAAAAACCTGTTAAGTTTGCATGCCTCTTAGTGTGTCTACAGTCTTTGTAGGATTTTATACTGTTTCTCAAATAGTGTTGCATACGTTTTTCCCTACAAACAGATATACAAATGTACAGTGTAGTCCATTACTTTATATATCAAAGGAAAGCAATGAAgcgtgggtgggtgtgggtgtgtgtgatgCACCTTGTTCACTGCCCATCGTGTAAAAGGTACTTTAAAAGGCTGTAGAAAAGACTGCAAAATCACATGATGATTGAGAAATGGCATGTAACTGCATAACAAAAGACTGAATTGTAATGCATACACACATGGGGACAAAGTTAAGGGTTGTGCGTGCCATCTTAATTCTGATAATTTTAGACTTTTGGGGGCTTAACCATGCAATCTTAACATCTTCTTAACATAGTTTTTATGAAGGAATTTCTTCTGTGACAGGCATGCTTGGGGAATAATATGGAGATTAGTCTGATAAATTTCTCAGCCTCTGACAGTCCCTACCCAGGAATGGTTGGGGAAGGAAACCTGCTTCTGCTAGACTTTTCTACCTTCTGGTTAAGGGGTCATATTCTGCACTTTTGATGGGAAACTCACGATGACATCAGTGAGACATTTCCTTTGGGTCAAGTGTAGCATATGGCCCTAACATAGGCCAGTCTATGGACCCTAACAAAAATTGTAATTTGGCCCACTCCATGGAACTTGGTTAAATACATTTTGTGGACATTTAAGGGGATTTCTAGCCAATACATTATGCAAccctttcaattttaaaaaaatgtaagatGGAAAATGTGAAGTTTGgagaaaaaattgtgtttttcaaACTGAGGCCTTTACGGTAaagcttttttatttgtttccttgttctttgctggtacaaaatatttcattattttcataCTACATACAGATGTGGTTAAAAGTTGTTGTGCAATAAAAGTAATTTCTGTATAAACCTTAATGTCTTTAAAGGCAACACTATATTATTTTATGATGCATCACTTCTGaaactgtttcattttaaaagttatatttttctctttcttacaGTCTTTTCAGGGAAGCCAGGGAAGAGCCTACCTCTTTAATTCTGTGTAAGTATGACTACAATTACATACTTTCTATGAAGTATCATCTTTTGGTATGTTCCTCAAATGGGCAAAATACTCAACATTAGTAAGAGTGTCACTTTCATCTGCTCTTTCAATTTCTTTTCTTAATGGACTATGGCCTTATACTGGCAATCCCTGTTGATAAGTGTGACTGGAATAACTGGCCTTTCTCAGGAGAACGTTACTATTGTGCAACTCGTAGTCTGAGCCTTCCTTACAGTTATTTAGGAAATCCTATCATTAGTCACATTTAACTCTTAATTAGAAATAAAACTTTCAACTGCATCTGATTCTAACTGAATTGAGGCAAGTGACACTAAACTGTTTTATTCCAGAAAACCATGTAAGGTTTGACATTCAAGTAAATTATGTTACTGTAACTTTACTCTGGTGGACATCATCACTATAGCCCAAAGCAAAGCCATTATTTTTTCAGGTTAACCTTTAGGATGCTTGAATATTGGCCTTGAAAATTGCAGATTTGTCAGAAGCAAGAAGCCAGACTTATCTCAAGAGGGTCCAATGTTTGCAGTAGCCCCTTAACACTGCAGTCCTACATACATGCTTGTTACCTTGCTTTTATAGATCGTGAACTAATTTTGATTTTGTAATATGCTGTCATTGGATTGCATCTCTATTTTTAACTAGCTGAATTGCTCGGAGCAATTCATAAGTAGAATGCAAGTCAGAtgtgtctgttttatttttataggcGAGGTAATTATGGTGAAGATTGAAAGATGTGACTCTACCTTTTACAGATATCTTTATTCTTTTATCTGTAGTTGCTTCATGTAGAATTGAGATGCCAGGCATAGTTAAGAGTACCACTGATCTGGGTAGTATAACAGTTTTAACCAAATGTTGCCTGATTTTCCTAGAATGACTATTTGACTAGTCTTTTAGGCATATGTTTTTACTTGGGAAAGTTTCCTTTTGGAGCAGTACTCCATAGCTAGATATGCAAGAGgcatttcattgttttttaatattCACTGTCAGTGATTATTGTATTTTAACCTATGGTCTATAGCATAGAAATATTGCTAAAGCCTTTCCTACATTAATGTAGTCGCATTGTTACAAATCCCTAGCGTAGAAAAGGAAAGCTGTAATTGGCACTGGTGGACCTTACCCCTGTTTGAAAGCAGCTAATTCCCAGCATAGGCAAGGCCTAAGTTATTAGCCATCTGTCACTTTTATTAATATATTGTTTTAAGTACTGTTAAATAGTTTCCCATTTATCGTGCTTTGTTTTATGTTACTTGATGACATGGGTGATAGTTAACTCATGCTACAAATGACACCATTTCATGgtagaaaatgaaaaacaaaatgattaCACTTTTTTCCTCTTGACTCTTTAAATATAACCCTAAAACTTAATTTCACAAATGTTTGACTAAAAATAGTGGCATATATATCTTGGAGACTTGGTCTCAGATTTCATCTCCAGGAGGAAAGTAGGATGTTGTCAAACAAAAAGCAAGATCTGTCTTGTGGTTTAAGATACtactatttctgttgtttgttataGGGTAAATGTGGGCTGTGGTCCAGCAGAGGAGAGAGTTCTTTTGACAGGTTTACATGCTGTAGCAGATATCTATTGTGAAAACTGTAAAACTACTCTTGGATGGAAATATGTAAGTAATGTATATAATAATTTATTTCTTGATCAAACATTCATATATGTAGCAATCCATAGTTGTCCTTAATCTACTGAGGCACCATTCATTATTGTGACAATGAGTGACTCTTAATCCATTATATCCACATCtagcagaaaaaaaatactgcGTTTATAACTAGTGTGCGTAATACAAACAAAACTATATTACTTGAATGTTATAGCAGGTTCCATGTCTCACATTTTGAGAATAATAAAGCCAGTATAAGCTGTAGGCCCCATTATAgtagtgtgggttttttttctataGTGCCTATTACCTTGGTATTTAAGTGCCACACACATTTTGGTATTAAAACTTTGGATGTCaagttttcagatttctttattttcttctttgttttcttaaaatgCCAGATAATTATAGTGATAAATGGTGAATATATTGTACTCTATGCTACAAATAATCACAATAATTAACTCAATTTTGTGGCTGAAAAGTAATCCAGACTGCTAACATGCTACAGTTTTCgcactgtaaaaatgttaaattcttCTTTGAGGTGACCTTTACATATTTCCACTTGTAGGATGTACTCGGTTCAGCTGAATTTCACAATCTTCTGGAAAACAGCTGCATGTGTTCCCTCTCATAGTAATAATGAACATCCAGAGCTGAGGTTGTAAAAGGACGATTTTCTTTGTCCAGTCATGGAATGAAAGAAACCAAACAGCTACATTAGAAGGTTTTATTTCCAGATACCAACTTTGGTTTCTGTCATTCCTTCTCTTACCATGCAAGACTGGTTTGGAACTCAGAAGAACCTAAGATATTCTGATAAACACACTCCACACTCTTTAAAGTAATGAAAAACAACACCTGTCCAAAATTTTAAATTGCTTCTAGGAAATCACCTACAATTAAGCTGTGGcttaacaaaatacaaaaaaatggcaaaaatcaTAGTCTGAATCCAGCAATCCCAAGGGTAGTTTGAGGAAAGATTGGCCTTAGCAGACCTGTAGTTGACAATATGTAAAAACAGGTGCGCGTGCGCacactctctcactcactcactctgtcTTGGCTCTGAAATAAAGTATCAGCATGATAATCCTGGCATTCCATAGAAATGACAGTCATGTTAAATGTCTAATGTACCTTGAGAGCTGCTCAAGATATTGTACTGATGGAGGTCATAGTAATATCTAGGTAAATAGATATATGTATGTACTATAAATGTTGAATTATAGTTTTATGCATAGGCACGTGCAATTTTATATTAACATTTTAGTGTGGATTTTATGTAAAGGACACCATATGTGCTAAAAATTAGATATTTCAAGCAGGAAAGAGAAAACATCCATACAAATAAAATATCACCAGAAAGCCTTAATAGATGTTACAGATGTTAATTatctattcatttttatttgcatgtCAAAATTGGTAATGAAATAATGTGAAAACCTAACTCTAACtcagtattttaaatatttttattttcttgtttctaGGAACATGCTTTTGAGAGCAGTCAGAAATACAAAGAAGGAAAATTTATCATTGAACTTGCCCATATGATCAAAGACAATGGCTGGGAGTAAATTAAAAGCATTTTTTCACTCTGTTTGGACAATATTCTGTGGAACATGCTTTATACAGACTAATGCAAATGAAAGGAGGATTTTGGCTGAGGTGGCTCTGAGAATATCACTGAACTTTGCAACCTCACAAATGAATAGTGTAGTTTATGTGGCTCTTTCAGGCCATGTTTGCCTTTTTCTCCTTGTGTAAGTTCCCTCTTTTTGTATATGTATTCTTGTGTGAACAGTTGTTTTGGAACATTTTGGATGACCTTTTTCTAAACTCTCAAGTTCTAGAGAAACAGTTCACTATCTGCAAATGAATTTTACCGGTTAACATCTTTATTTGACCTATGCCTTTAATGCTACCTTTGCTGTGCATGCTTCTTGCCTAAACACCTACACCAAATCTAGCAGAAGACTGATATGAGTAGTCCTGAAGAATGTATGGGCTGCGGGTGTCTTTTTATATGTAGCAATTTCTGATCTCTGGCAGTAAAAGGGATGCAGTATTAGAGTATTcattaattgctttttaaaatttgggagTACCATAATCTGTGTACATCTTGCAGGCAAGTAAATTAAAGATACAGTGCTCATTTAGAAATCTTTCAGTTGCACTGACTCAATTTAGTAGATCTTAAGTTTTGCAAAAATGAGTACATTAATGGTTCAATATTTTTAGTGCAACTCATTTACAAGGATACTAAGGCAGTGATACTGTAGAATATATTTAATCAACATAATTGCATTCCTTACCCAGCAAACTTGTCTTGAAGGGAGAAGTTGATAAAATTACAGCCTGCAAGATCAAAGGGCACAAAAATATATGCATCTTGTATTTATAAAAAATTAGTCAGTGTAAACAAGTTTTTGGTACTGCACCTTTTAACAGTAACAGGGACTTGTGCATCAGTGAAGTTTTATGGCTGGTTCCATGTAGCTGTGTAGTCTAATGCACTGGACAAAGAGGTTGTTATAAAGAAAATTCATTGAAATATTCTGCTTTTGCTACActttaacaaaaatattgttaTTTTTTGTGACAAGAGGCCAGAGCTTATGAGATGGAAGTTAGTAACAGTACCTGCAGAAGAGTGGGGGTTGGTAGATGGGCAGGAAAGTGTGAAGTTGACTTCATTTCTTCATAGAATAGCAAGATaatttttacaataaaaaaaataaaaaggggttTGTTGGTTTGCTGGATAAATCATCCCCAAAGACATTTTCATAATAAAATTTATATAAAGCTCGCAtcctttctgttttttgtttttttccagctgCTTCTTAACTGGAGTGACTTAGTAAGAAAGCCTTCTGTAGATGTGTATCCACAAAATTTACCATTGGGTTTTGTGCATGCACTTTcagagaaattttttaaaaaattaatcttgtgTCTTGTATTCATTGCTAACTTTGTTATCAAATGAAAAGTATTTGTGGAGGACCTTTTGTACTTAGCTCCCTTAATGCTTGAGGACAAAATGGTTGGCAGCGTCTTTTACATTAACACTACATAAGTACTATGATGGAATGAACAATATGAAAGCCTTACAATAGAATAGAGGTTAGTTTTCTTTTAATAACTATTTTAACATGGCATTTGTGAAGTTTGCAATGTGtgccattgctgctgctgttacatTTTGGGTAAATCTCTGACAGGCTTTCAAAACTCTACTGCACTTTATTACCAGACATTATTCATTTACAAGCATGCCAATGACTAGGAGCGATACAGAAGTTGTCCATCAGGAGCTGTGATAATGAACCTACagaagttaaattttaaaaagtagaaacaGGAAAAACCCTTGGGCTTAAGTCCAAAGAACTGGTCTAGTACAACTGGGTCCAATATGGATTTTGTGGGGTGGCTTATATTGCTCCTCCATAATCAAGAATTAGATTGGACCCAGGAGTCCCCTTTATCTGAATGGCATTGGCACAAGATGGTCATCTGTTGCTGCCATCTGTTCAATCTGAAAGAACCTGGAATTCTGTTTTGTTTGGGCTATTTTTCAATTTTCCTCTAGTATAATGTCCATTGCCAACAATGAAAGCACCGAAACAGCCATCAACAAGGGGTTTGTGTTGGCTTCAAAGCCTAAATGTAACACCCATGGAGATGTCTAcagaaaatgtatattttctttgTCTGGCTACAGACTCAAGAAGAATTACACTGAGTTGAAGGAAAAAACACCATGACCCTTCACTATAAAAATGAGAGTACAAATTTAAggttaatgttttctttttacaagagaGAACAATCTGtagtaatattttaaatagtGGATTTGGATGTTTCATATcaatgagcttttttttttttaaactagaaaagATATTCTTATTTAGATGCTCAACCTCTTTTTTCAgtgcattatttatttgtatttcaaactGGACATTTTCACCAAAACCTTAATTACCCTTGATGCCAAAGGTTGGGATTTCATTTAGTGCTTAGCACCTAAAACTTCAGCTACTGGCATAAGGAGTTGATGTGAGTTATGTATAATGTTATGGCTTTTAAGAGAACCAAATGAAGCAATATTCTTATTagtctttgggggggggggtaagaggcAGTAGAGAAGGAGCTATAACTAATACAAAATTCCTACTGCACACTACTATGTAATAATTCTTTATGCTTGCTGTGATATCTGGGAGTATGTGAAcgtttttttcttattgtttgaCTTGAGCAGTGATTCTTTGAAACAATTCTCCCATTGTAAAGATGTGGAGAATTACGCCTAATGGTTTTGGTGAAAGTTGGTTCCAGATATTAATGGCTGCTGGTTGATGTGAAGAGGTCAGTCTGGTCACTGAACCTT encodes the following:
- the YPEL1 gene encoding protein yippee-like 1 isoform X2, producing MVKMTKSKTFQAYLPNCHRTYSCIHCRAHLANHDELISKSFQGSQGRAYLFNSVVNVGCGPAEERVLLTGLHAVADIYCENCKTTLGWKYEHAFESSQKYKEGKFIIELAHMIKDNGWE
- the YPEL1 gene encoding protein yippee-like 1 isoform X1, encoding MDVFWKLRVKPHLRNPPRMTVNLMLQQRLCDLGVHLIPNSAFKELQLKSFQGSQGRAYLFNSVVNVGCGPAEERVLLTGLHAVADIYCENCKTTLGWKYEHAFESSQKYKEGKFIIELAHMIKDNGWE
- the YPEL1 gene encoding protein yippee-like 1 isoform X3, which gives rise to MLQQRLCDLGVHLIPNSAFKELQLKSFQGSQGRAYLFNSVVNVGCGPAEERVLLTGLHAVADIYCENCKTTLGWKYEHAFESSQKYKEGKFIIELAHMIKDNGWE